Proteins from one Desulfonema limicola genomic window:
- a CDS encoding TRAP transporter TatT component family protein, with the protein MNILLPGNGFKYFFALFALLFSSGCVSAVTVNFARDLSYAVVNNNDLETVKTGAPAYLIMIDSFLYDDPKNESLLISAANLYTAYTDVYVEDKERASKMTDKAMSYALRAVCANRSDACLMRELDFESFTKIINKINDMDSIPSLYTLGAAWAAWIQAHQDDWNAVAEIARVEAIMAHIVKLQESYQDGGAHLYLGTLATLLPPALGGSPEKGRMHFERALEISGNKNLMAKVIYARQYARMIFDRDLHDRLLNDVLDANPEVEGYSLLNILAQKKAEILLKNADEFF; encoded by the coding sequence ATGAACATCCTTTTACCAGGTAATGGTTTTAAATACTTTTTTGCATTATTTGCCTTACTTTTTTCATCAGGCTGTGTTTCAGCAGTAACAGTTAATTTTGCCCGGGATTTATCATATGCTGTTGTTAATAACAATGATCTTGAAACTGTTAAAACAGGGGCACCTGCGTACCTTATTATGATTGACAGTTTTTTATATGATGATCCAAAAAATGAATCTCTTCTCATATCTGCTGCCAATTTATATACAGCATATACAGATGTATATGTTGAAGATAAGGAAAGAGCATCTAAAATGACAGATAAAGCCATGTCATATGCCCTGAGAGCTGTGTGCGCAAACAGGTCTGATGCCTGCCTGATGAGAGAGCTTGATTTTGAATCTTTTACCAAAATTATCAATAAGATAAATGACATGGACAGCATTCCTTCACTTTATACATTAGGTGCTGCCTGGGCCGCCTGGATTCAGGCTCATCAGGATGACTGGAATGCAGTTGCTGAAATAGCCCGTGTTGAAGCAATAATGGCTCATATAGTTAAATTGCAGGAATCTTATCAAGATGGAGGCGCTCATCTTTATCTTGGTACTTTAGCCACTCTGCTTCCCCCTGCTCTGGGCGGCAGTCCTGAAAAGGGGCGCATGCATTTTGAGCGTGCCCTGGAAATATCAGGAAACAAAAATCTTATGGCAAAAGTAATTTACGCCCGCCAGTATGCCCGCATGATATTTGACAGGGACCTCCATGATCGTTTATTAAACGATGTATTAGATGCCAATCCTGAAGTAGAAGGATATTCATTGTTAAATATACTTGCCCAAAAAAAAGCTGAAATATTATTGAAAAATGCTGATGAATTTTTTTAA
- a CDS encoding inositol monophosphatase family protein — translation MELNHIKHIGIAAALKGGRVLYDYLGNICHINKKGPLDLVTEADTGSEKEILKIICSHFPDHSILAEESGANQVKSDYQWIIDPLDGTTNFAHQVPFFSVSIAFAIKGNIAAGIVFNPVTRELFTAVQGQGAELNGRAIKVSASQNLSESLLVTGFPYNFKEIFDLVISRFSRCLKASQGVRRLGSASLDLCYVACGRFDGFWEQNLKPWDTGAGFLIAKEAGAVITDFSGNPFSINMNEILASNGNIHKEMISLLQIEDI, via the coding sequence ATGGAACTTAATCACATCAAACATATTGGAATTGCAGCAGCTCTTAAAGGCGGCCGGGTACTTTATGATTATCTTGGCAATATCTGCCATATAAACAAAAAAGGGCCTCTTGATCTGGTAACTGAAGCAGACACAGGTTCTGAAAAAGAGATTTTAAAAATTATCTGTTCCCATTTTCCAGATCATTCAATTTTAGCAGAAGAAAGCGGTGCCAACCAGGTTAAATCTGATTATCAATGGATTATAGATCCTTTGGATGGTACTACCAATTTTGCACACCAGGTTCCTTTTTTTTCTGTTTCAATAGCATTTGCCATAAAAGGTAATATTGCTGCAGGTATAGTATTTAATCCTGTTACCAGAGAACTTTTTACTGCAGTTCAGGGGCAGGGAGCTGAACTTAACGGCAGGGCAATAAAGGTTTCCGCGAGCCAAAATCTTTCAGAAAGCCTTTTGGTTACCGGATTTCCATATAATTTTAAAGAAATATTTGATTTAGTTATTTCCCGTTTTTCCCGATGCCTTAAAGCTTCACAAGGGGTGCGCAGGCTTGGTTCAGCTTCCCTTGATCTTTGTTATGTTGCCTGCGGCAGGTTTGACGGGTTTTGGGAACAAAACCTGAAACCCTGGGATACTGGTGCAGGTTTTTTAATTGCAAAAGAAGCAGGTGCAGTTATTACGGATTTTTCAGGAAATCCTTTTTCCATTAATATGAATGAAATCCTTGCATCTAACGGCAATATTCATAAGGAAATGATTTCATTACTCCAGATAGAGGATATTTAA
- a CDS encoding HD domain-containing phosphohydrolase, translating into MSKKYEQNPALIHILIVDDEKSIRDVFQMAVDHAGYTCSVAESGDNALEIMKKTHIDVVVTDIQMPGISGLELVERIKGIYDSDVIVMTGFVEDFTYEKIIELGARDFIHKPVRLNELLVRLKRVLNERELLAERNQAFEEIKDAYLDTVNRLVLAAEYKDEDTGDHILRMSRYSMLLAQIMGLSADDVQLMLYSSPMHDIGKIGIPDHILLKKGKLTDEEFEIMKTHTTIGGKILADSKSKILQSAEIIAITHHEKWNGKGYPQGLAGEDIPLSGRIVALIDTFDALTSRRPYKDPYPVQVACEIISNEKGKHFDPEIVDLFMNNIDEFLKIKEKFSSPEDNVSISDFLWSERDMERLSI; encoded by the coding sequence ATGAGTAAAAAATATGAACAAAATCCTGCACTGATTCACATCCTGATTGTAGATGATGAAAAATCTATACGTGATGTTTTTCAGATGGCAGTTGACCATGCCGGATATACGTGTTCAGTTGCAGAAAGTGGAGATAATGCGCTGGAAATAATGAAAAAAACTCATATTGATGTTGTGGTAACCGATATTCAGATGCCAGGCATAAGCGGGCTTGAACTGGTTGAAAGAATTAAAGGGATTTATGATTCAGATGTTATTGTTATGACCGGGTTTGTTGAAGATTTTACCTATGAAAAGATAATAGAACTGGGAGCAAGGGATTTTATTCATAAACCAGTCAGGCTTAATGAGCTTTTAGTCAGACTTAAAAGGGTATTAAATGAGCGGGAACTTTTAGCTGAACGCAACCAGGCATTTGAAGAAATAAAAGATGCTTATCTTGATACTGTGAACCGTCTGGTACTTGCAGCAGAATATAAGGATGAAGATACCGGAGATCATATTTTAAGGATGAGCCGTTATAGTATGCTTCTTGCCCAAATAATGGGTCTTTCTGCTGATGATGTTCAGCTCATGCTTTACTCATCTCCTATGCACGATATTGGAAAGATTGGAATACCTGACCATATTTTACTTAAAAAAGGAAAGCTTACAGATGAAGAATTTGAGATTATGAAAACCCATACCACCATAGGGGGCAAGATTCTTGCTGATTCAAAATCAAAAATTCTTCAAAGTGCTGAAATTATAGCAATTACTCATCATGAAAAATGGAACGGCAAAGGTTATCCCCAGGGACTTGCAGGAGAGGATATTCCATTGTCAGGCAGAATTGTTGCTCTTATTGATACCTTTGATGCCCTTACCTCCAGGCGGCCCTATAAAGATCCTTATCCTGTTCAGGTGGCATGTGAAATTATATCCAATGAAAAGGGAAAGCATTTTGATCCAGAAATAGTTGATCTTTTTATGAATAATATAGATGAATTTCTTAAAATAAAAGAAAAGTTCAGCTCTCCTGAAGATAATGTTTCAATATCTGATTTCTTGTGGAGTGAAAGAGATATGGAAAGACTAAGCATATAA
- the dctP gene encoding TRAP transporter substrate-binding protein DctP, producing MNKIFQSILIVCFLMICTQAYAVRIKIATLSPEGSFWMEKMREGAREVEEKTEGRVVIKYYPGGVMGDDKAVMRKIRIGQLHGGALVAGSLSDIYQNNQIYGLPLKFKSYKEIDYVRTRMDPIIIKGLEQGGFAAFGLAEGGFAYIMSSKPIQTVADLQQKKIWVPDNDPTIMEGVKAFDITPIPLSIADVRAGLQTGLIDTVTTSPIGALALQWHTQVKYLMDVPFLYIYAVLIIDQKVFSKISQEDQPVVREILGRIFKEIDNQNRQDNVKALDALRKQGIQFILPPSQALEEWYERAGQVPEKLVNSGRFSRDIVDILENHLQKCRLQ from the coding sequence ATGAATAAAATATTTCAATCTATTCTTATCGTATGTTTTCTCATGATCTGCACCCAGGCCTATGCTGTCCGTATAAAAATTGCAACATTATCCCCTGAAGGTTCATTCTGGATGGAGAAAATGCGTGAAGGAGCCAGGGAGGTTGAAGAAAAGACTGAAGGAAGAGTTGTTATAAAATATTATCCAGGCGGGGTTATGGGTGATGATAAAGCTGTGATGCGCAAGATCAGAATCGGCCAGCTGCACGGGGGAGCATTAGTAGCCGGCAGTCTGTCTGATATTTATCAAAATAACCAGATATACGGGCTGCCTCTGAAATTTAAATCCTATAAAGAAATTGATTATGTGAGGACCAGGATGGATCCCATAATAATCAAAGGACTTGAACAAGGAGGATTTGCAGCATTTGGACTTGCAGAAGGTGGATTTGCATATATTATGTCCAGCAAACCCATACAAACTGTTGCTGACTTGCAGCAGAAAAAGATATGGGTTCCTGACAATGATCCCACTATTATGGAGGGTGTAAAAGCATTTGATATTACGCCTATACCATTGTCCATTGCTGATGTCAGGGCAGGGCTGCAAACAGGTCTTATAGATACTGTTACTACATCTCCTATCGGAGCATTGGCATTGCAATGGCATACCCAGGTAAAATATCTTATGGATGTCCCATTTTTATATATTTATGCAGTTCTTATTATAGATCAAAAAGTTTTTTCAAAAATATCCCAGGAAGACCAGCCAGTAGTCCGTGAGATTTTAGGGCGTATATTCAAAGAGATTGATAACCAGAATCGTCAGGATAATGTTAAAGCACTTGATGCATTGCGCAAACAAGGCATACAATTTATTCTTCCCCCTTCACAGGCTCTTGAAGAATGGTATGAAAGGGCAGGGCAGGTTCCTGAAAAACTGGTTAATTCAGGCAGATTTTCCAGGGATATAGTGGATATTCTGGAAAATCATCTTCAGAAATGCCGGTTACAATAG
- the dnaA gene encoding chromosomal replication initiator protein DnaA, whose product MEQIWKKVKTAIKEHMPGHSYRMWIEPMEFVENKGNSVVLSCPNFFSRKRVQDNYASLIEAQFSKTSGQDCFVTIEVSGKKVKKTKSKPEVRQFEPDLQLSIPEINSFQPKGQVLRKDYTFDRFVVGNNNDFAYSAALSLASHREQNQSSLFLLSDTGLGKSHLSQAIGHHILSHYPREHVYYITAEDFTNEMVLAFRNNAIDKFKEKYRRQCDVLLLEDVHFLAGKERTQMELGQALDYLLNDNKKIIFTSCYLPANIPQMNEQLKSRLSGGLISAIEAPDFKTRVKILQKKIKEKGYLIPKNITEYLAGELSENIRQLESGLLGVAAKASLLGVPIDLSLSESVVKNITRKTNTITVELIKQVVCSHYKISASDIVSKSRKKSIVMPRQLAIYLARKYTDQPLQVIGKSFNRYHTTVIHSIAVVEKGLRADKSLSKQLEYLCHKIEAGE is encoded by the coding sequence ATGGAACAAATTTGGAAAAAGGTTAAAACTGCGATCAAAGAACATATGCCGGGTCACAGCTATAGAATGTGGATTGAACCAATGGAATTTGTAGAAAACAAAGGAAATTCTGTGGTTCTTTCCTGTCCAAATTTCTTTTCCAGGAAACGGGTACAGGATAACTATGCTTCCCTTATAGAAGCTCAATTTTCAAAAACTTCAGGTCAAGACTGTTTTGTGACCATAGAGGTTTCAGGAAAAAAGGTAAAAAAAACAAAATCCAAGCCTGAAGTCAGGCAGTTTGAACCTGATCTGCAATTAAGTATTCCTGAAATCAACTCTTTTCAGCCCAAGGGCCAGGTACTTAGAAAAGATTATACCTTTGACCGTTTTGTAGTTGGCAATAATAATGATTTTGCCTATTCTGCAGCATTGTCTCTTGCATCCCACAGGGAACAAAATCAAAGTTCACTTTTTTTACTTTCTGATACAGGTCTTGGAAAAAGCCATCTGTCCCAGGCTATTGGACACCATATTCTTTCACATTATCCCAGGGAACATGTTTATTACATAACTGCTGAAGACTTTACCAATGAAATGGTTCTTGCCTTTCGGAACAATGCTATTGATAAGTTCAAGGAAAAATACAGGCGGCAGTGTGATGTACTTCTTCTTGAAGATGTTCATTTTCTGGCAGGCAAGGAACGAACCCAGATGGAATTGGGACAGGCACTGGATTACCTGCTTAATGATAATAAAAAAATTATTTTTACAAGCTGTTATCTGCCTGCAAATATTCCTCAAATGAACGAGCAGTTAAAATCCAGGTTATCAGGAGGCCTGATTTCTGCTATTGAAGCACCGGATTTTAAAACCAGGGTAAAGATTTTACAGAAAAAGATCAAAGAAAAAGGATATTTAATACCTAAAAACATAACTGAATATCTGGCAGGAGAATTATCTGAAAATATCAGGCAGCTGGAAAGCGGTCTTTTGGGAGTGGCTGCAAAAGCTTCACTTCTTGGAGTACCTATTGATCTGAGTCTTTCAGAAAGTGTTGTAAAAAACATTACACGCAAGACCAACACTATTACTGTTGAATTGATAAAACAGGTGGTTTGTTCCCATTATAAGATCAGTGCTTCAGATATTGTATCCAAATCAAGGAAAAAAAGTATAGTAATGCCCAGGCAGCTTGCAATTTATCTTGCAAGAAAATATACTGATCAGCCCCTTCAGGTAATTGGTAAAAGTTTTAATAGATACCATACAACTGTCATTCATTCTATTGCAGTTGTTGAAAAAGGTTTGAGAGCAGACAAAAGCCTGTCAAAACAACTGGAATATCTGTGCCATAAGATTGAAGCCGGGGAGTAA
- the uvrA gene encoding excinuclease ABC subunit UvrA, whose translation MNNIINTEKIIIKGCRQHNLKNIDLELPRNKLIIITGLSGSGKSSLAFDTLYAEGQRRYVESLSTYARQFLERMEKPDVDLIEGLSPAIAIEQKTSIHNPRSTVGTVTEIYDFIRLLFARAGSPFCYKCGNPIISQTIDEMVDQIMELPEKSKIIILAPMIKKKKGSHEDTIKKLRKNGFSRIRIDGTIMDIDAAGKINKKQEHDIDVVIDRLIIKPGLNNRLADSLELAIAQSGGRAEVDIAGKDTIIFNEIPSCTKCSITCGSFTPASFSFNSPHGACSECDGLGIKTEIDPDLIVPNPELSLRDGAVAVWANRNSVHFNEMLDALTSHYKTEIYIPFKDLPERFKHVLFYGSGNEEIPFYFEKKNQRFVYKKTFEGIIPKLKRRYSEASSSRGKEDVSQYMNSRPCPACKGSRLNPVSRSVKLGDMGISEITSLSIRETCNYFQNLTHVLKGRQKAVSQRIIKEILERLEFLQNVGLGYLTLGRSSNTLSGGENQRIRLATQIGSKLTGVLYVLDEPSIGLHQRDNQRLLSTLMQMKDLGNTVLVVEHDEETIRAADYVVDMGPGAGINGGEVVFAGSPENMINDKNSLTGQYLSGRKFIHIPLPRKIDLDKKISIKGASENNLKNIDVIFPLSCIVCVTGVSGSGKSTLVIETLYRALVQKLYRSRISAGAYEQISGIEEIDKVVNIDQSPIGRTPRSNPGTYTGLFNPVRELLSKVPEARIRGYKPGRFSFNVKGGRCEACSGDGIVKIEMHFMPDIYTVCDICQGKRYNRETLEIRYKGKNIDEILNMTVEQALVFYKNIESIYSKLETLADVGLGYIRIGQSATTLSGGEAQRVKLAKELSRRATGRTVYILDEPTTGLHFEDIQKLMTVLNRLADKGNTIIIIEHNLDVIKSADYVIDLGPEGGDKGGSIVACGSPEEICEHPGSFTGIFLKKVLKNHN comes from the coding sequence ATGAACAATATAATAAATACTGAAAAAATAATAATCAAAGGGTGCAGGCAGCATAATTTAAAAAATATTGACCTTGAACTGCCTCGGAATAAGTTAATAATCATAACAGGGCTTTCAGGTTCAGGTAAGTCCAGCCTGGCTTTTGATACCCTGTATGCTGAAGGGCAGAGAAGATATGTTGAATCTTTGTCAACCTATGCAAGGCAGTTTCTGGAACGCATGGAAAAGCCTGATGTTGATCTTATTGAAGGACTTTCTCCAGCCATAGCCATTGAACAAAAGACTTCTATCCACAATCCCCGCTCAACTGTGGGCACTGTAACTGAAATCTATGATTTTATCCGCCTTCTTTTTGCCAGAGCAGGCAGTCCCTTTTGTTATAAATGCGGAAATCCCATAATATCTCAGACCATAGATGAAATGGTGGATCAGATTATGGAACTGCCGGAAAAATCAAAGATAATTATTTTAGCTCCTATGATTAAAAAGAAAAAAGGTTCACATGAAGATACTATAAAAAAACTTAGAAAAAACGGATTTTCAAGAATCAGGATAGACGGTACTATAATGGATATTGATGCAGCAGGAAAGATTAACAAAAAACAGGAACATGATATTGATGTTGTTATTGACAGACTGATTATTAAACCAGGACTTAACAACAGGCTTGCTGATTCCCTGGAACTGGCAATTGCCCAGTCAGGGGGCCGGGCTGAAGTAGATATTGCGGGAAAAGATACTATTATATTTAATGAAATACCATCTTGTACAAAATGCAGTATCACCTGCGGCAGTTTTACCCCTGCCAGTTTTTCATTTAACTCTCCTCATGGAGCCTGCTCTGAATGTGACGGCCTGGGAATAAAAACAGAGATTGATCCTGATTTGATTGTTCCCAATCCTGAGCTTTCCTTAAGAGATGGAGCTGTTGCTGTCTGGGCAAACAGGAATTCAGTACATTTTAATGAAATGCTGGATGCGCTTACAAGCCATTATAAGACTGAAATTTATATCCCGTTTAAAGACCTGCCTGAAAGATTTAAGCATGTATTATTTTATGGATCAGGAAATGAAGAAATCCCTTTTTATTTTGAAAAAAAAAATCAGAGGTTTGTATATAAAAAAACCTTTGAAGGAATTATTCCCAAGCTGAAACGCCGTTATTCTGAAGCTTCTTCATCCCGTGGCAAAGAAGATGTTTCCCAGTATATGAATTCAAGGCCTTGTCCTGCCTGCAAAGGAAGCAGGTTAAATCCTGTTTCCAGGTCTGTAAAGCTTGGAGATATGGGAATTTCAGAGATTACCAGTCTTTCAATAAGAGAAACCTGCAATTATTTTCAAAATTTAACCCATGTTCTCAAAGGCAGGCAAAAGGCAGTCAGCCAGAGAATAATAAAGGAAATACTTGAGCGCCTTGAATTTCTTCAAAATGTGGGTCTGGGATACCTTACCCTGGGCCGTTCTTCAAACACCCTTTCAGGAGGGGAAAACCAGAGGATACGCCTGGCAACCCAGATAGGTTCAAAGCTCACAGGTGTTTTATATGTACTGGATGAACCAAGCATAGGGCTTCATCAAAGAGATAATCAGCGGCTTTTGTCAACATTGATGCAAATGAAGGATCTGGGAAATACTGTTCTTGTTGTTGAGCATGATGAAGAAACTATCCGTGCAGCAGATTATGTGGTTGATATGGGGCCTGGGGCTGGAATTAACGGCGGGGAGGTTGTATTTGCCGGATCACCTGAAAACATGATAAATGATAAAAATTCATTAACAGGCCAGTATTTATCTGGCCGTAAATTTATTCATATACCTTTACCCAGAAAAATAGACCTGGATAAAAAAATAAGTATCAAAGGTGCATCAGAAAACAATCTTAAAAATATTGATGTTATATTTCCCCTTAGCTGCATTGTGTGTGTTACCGGAGTCTCAGGTTCTGGTAAATCCACGCTTGTTATTGAAACCCTTTACCGTGCCCTGGTTCAAAAACTTTATCGTTCCAGGATAAGTGCAGGAGCATATGAACAAATATCAGGAATAGAGGAAATTGATAAGGTTGTAAATATAGACCAGTCACCTATCGGCAGAACACCCCGCTCCAATCCTGGAACCTATACCGGCCTTTTTAATCCTGTAAGAGAACTGTTATCAAAAGTGCCTGAAGCCCGTATCAGGGGATATAAGCCCGGCAGATTCAGTTTTAATGTTAAAGGAGGCAGGTGTGAAGCATGCAGCGGGGACGGGATAGTAAAAATAGAAATGCACTTTATGCCTGATATTTATACGGTCTGTGATATTTGCCAGGGTAAACGATATAATCGTGAAACCCTTGAGATTCGGTATAAAGGTAAAAATATTGATGAAATACTCAATATGACAGTGGAGCAGGCTCTTGTATTTTACAAAAATATAGAATCCATTTATTCAAAACTTGAAACCCTGGCAGATGTCGGCCTGGGTTATATCCGTATAGGCCAGTCTGCTACAACCCTGTCAGGAGGTGAAGCTCAACGGGTGAAACTGGCAAAAGAATTGAGCAGGCGTGCTACCGGCAGGACAGTTTATATACTTGATGAACCAACAACTGGTCTTCATTTTGAAGATATTCAAAAACTTATGACTGTATTAAACAGGCTGGCAGACAAGGGAAACACAATTATTATTATTGAACATAATCTTGATGTAATTAAATCTGCTGACTATGTTATTGACCTTGGGCCTGAAGGCGGGGATAAAGGCGGCAGTATTGTAGCTTGCGGCAGTCCTGAAGAAATATGTGAGCATCCTGGTTCCTTTACTGGAATATTTTTAAAAAAGGTTTTAAAAAACCATAATTGA
- a CDS encoding TRAP transporter small permease, with protein MEKIQKKPLEKIIMILYWIEDSILVSLLLVMILMAVSQIFLRNIFETGIIWGDVLVRILVLWIGMAGAMIASRNGNHIRIDIITRFVPGRFKKYLNSIIELFTCIICSLTAWHSIRFVIMEYNDNTIAFAGIPSWVCTIIIPIAFLVIGIRYFILFYSSIRH; from the coding sequence ATGGAAAAAATTCAAAAAAAACCATTGGAAAAAATCATTATGATTCTTTACTGGATTGAAGATTCCATACTGGTTTCCCTTCTTCTTGTAATGATTTTAATGGCAGTATCCCAGATTTTTTTACGCAATATTTTTGAAACAGGGATTATCTGGGGGGATGTACTGGTCAGAATCCTGGTTTTATGGATAGGTATGGCAGGGGCAATGATTGCAAGCAGGAACGGGAATCATATCCGCATAGATATCATAACCCGTTTTGTCCCTGGAAGATTTAAAAAGTATTTAAACAGTATAATAGAATTGTTTACCTGTATAATCTGTTCCCTGACAGCATGGCACAGTATAAGATTTGTTATCATGGAATACAATGACAATACTATTGCATTTGCCGGTATTCCTTCATGGGTATGTACAATTATCATCCCCATTGCTTTTCTTGTAATAGGTATTCGTTATTTTATCTTGTTTTATTCAAGTATCAGACATTAA
- the hflX gene encoding GTPase HflX, whose product MEKVYGNILGLKSGQIQRLESFYGRRIPNEYIISPDLGRDLVQISHEIRRQIGLLINRSGKIVCLVVGDAQEIVIPDTPDYRTIPGRLKGLRCVHTHLDNTGLSSDDLTDLALLRLDMMAAITMTLEGKFDQIHIAHILPKGSAEKPFALLSPLDSGQLNIDCLELVKALETELAQIRSLYSGDPDQERAILVSVSTQSRKMAEDSLAELKDLAESGGIYVVETIMQQRKKADPRFLMGKGKLEELNLLALRLGINLLIFDQELNPSQIRSITDQIDLKIIDRTQLILDIFAQRAQTREGKLQVEHAQLRYMLPRLVTKNTAMSRLTGGIGGRGPGETKLEINRRRVRERINRLEKALKNIIKQRKQQKSRRTKRGIPVISIVGYTNAGKSTLLNTLTQSRVLAENRLFATLDPSSRRLRFPTDREVIITDTVGFIRDLPKDLMTAFRATLEELHSADLLLHVIDISNPRFEDQVKSVEGIIADLDLQDIKMIRVMNKKDLIDIDSLEIIQRNLKGIAVSAKDRSSLLPLIEAMESQIENMNFAA is encoded by the coding sequence ATGGAAAAAGTTTATGGAAATATTCTTGGGCTTAAATCAGGCCAGATACAAAGGCTTGAAAGTTTTTATGGCCGCCGTATTCCTAATGAATATATTATAAGCCCTGATCTTGGCCGTGATCTTGTTCAGATTTCCCATGAAATACGCAGGCAGATAGGACTTTTAATCAATCGTTCCGGAAAAATTGTCTGTCTGGTTGTTGGAGATGCCCAGGAGATTGTTATTCCTGACACACCTGATTACCGTACTATTCCAGGCAGGCTGAAAGGGCTGAGATGTGTACATACCCATCTTGACAATACCGGGCTTAGTTCTGACGACCTGACAGACCTGGCTCTTTTAAGGCTGGATATGATGGCTGCAATAACTATGACTCTGGAAGGGAAATTTGACCAGATTCATATAGCCCATATTCTGCCCAAAGGCTCTGCTGAGAAACCGTTTGCTTTATTATCTCCCCTTGATTCAGGTCAGCTTAATATAGACTGCCTTGAACTTGTCAAAGCACTTGAAACTGAACTTGCCCAGATACGTTCTTTGTATTCAGGTGATCCAGACCAGGAAAGAGCAATTCTTGTAAGTGTTTCAACACAATCACGGAAAATGGCTGAAGATTCCCTGGCTGAATTAAAAGACCTGGCTGAATCTGGCGGGATTTATGTTGTTGAAACCATTATGCAGCAGAGAAAAAAAGCAGACCCGAGATTTCTAATGGGCAAAGGCAAACTTGAGGAATTGAATCTCCTGGCATTAAGGCTGGGTATTAATCTTCTTATATTTGACCAGGAACTTAATCCTTCCCAGATTCGTTCAATTACAGACCAGATAGACTTAAAAATAATTGACAGGACCCAGCTTATTTTAGATATTTTTGCACAAAGGGCACAAACCAGGGAAGGAAAGCTTCAGGTTGAACATGCCCAGCTAAGATATATGCTTCCGCGGCTGGTAACAAAAAATACTGCCATGTCCCGTCTTACCGGAGGTATTGGAGGCAGGGGACCCGGGGAAACCAAGCTGGAAATAAACCGGCGCCGGGTAAGGGAGCGTATTAACAGGCTTGAGAAAGCTTTGAAAAATATTATAAAACAGAGAAAACAGCAGAAATCCAGGCGGACTAAAAGAGGAATCCCTGTAATTTCCATTGTAGGATATACCAATGCAGGAAAATCCACACTGCTTAATACCCTTACCCAAAGCAGAGTCCTGGCTGAAAACAGGCTTTTTGCAACCCTGGATCCTTCAAGCAGACGGTTGAGATTTCCCACAGACAGGGAAGTGATTATTACAGATACAGTAGGATTTATAAGAGACCTTCCCAAAGACCTTATGACTGCATTCAGGGCTACTCTGGAGGAGCTGCACAGTGCTGATCTTCTTCTCCATGTTATAGATATCAGCAATCCCAGGTTTGAAGACCAGGTTAAATCTGTAGAAGGGATAATAGCTGACCTTGATCTTCAAGATATAAAAATGATAAGGGTTATGAATAAAAAAGATCTTATAGATATTGATTCTTTGGAAATAATTCAAAGAAACCTCAAAGGCATTGCTGTTTCAGCAAAGGATCGTTCAAGTCTTTTGCCCCTTATTGAAGCAATGGAGTCTCAAATTGAAAATATGAATTTTGCAGCTTGA